A segment of the Trifolium pratense cultivar HEN17-A07 linkage group LG7, ARS_RC_1.1, whole genome shotgun sequence genome:
AAATAGGTGGTGGTTGACTTACTTATTTTATGGTGTGTTTGGTGGAGGTTTTTATAGGGGAGGTTTGTTTGGACCTTATCTTGTACTAGACTACTAGGTACATACCCGTGCGTACGCACGGGACGCGCCTTCGGCGCGTTATATTTCGTCGGGGCGTTAGGTCGTAAGGAGTCTTCGGCCCGTTGCACGCGCCTTCGGCGCGTTAAGAAGTTGGTTTCAACGaagttaattttataataaacagaaagaattagttgatttaaattgttgtgttataattcatattaacttaaataggtcGGCCTAATAGactaaaagacttttttaatgACTATATTGATTAAGATGgctatataaaatataaaagtaaatgGGGATGTCAAAATAGGTGGTGGTTGACTTACTTATTTTATGGTGTGTTTGGTGGAGGTTTTTATAGGGGAGGTTTGTTTGGACCTTATCTTGTACTAGACTACTAGGTACATACCCGTGCGTACACACGGGACGCGCCTTCGGCGCGTTATATTGCGTCGGGGCGTTAGGTCGCAAGGAGTCTTCGGCCCGTTGCACGCGCCTTCGGCGCGTTAAGAAGTTGGTTTCAACGaagttaattttataataaacagaaagaattagttgatttaaattgttgtgttataattcatattaacttaaataggtcGGCTTAGTAGactaaaagacttttttaatgACTCTATTGATTAAGATGgctatataaaatataaaagtaaatgGGGATGTCAAAATAGGTGGTGGTTGACTTACTTATTTTATGGTGTGTTTGGTGGAGGTTTTTATAGGGGAGGTTTGTTTGGACCTTATCTTGTACTAGACTACTAGGTACATACCCGTGCGTACGCACGGGACGCGCCTTCGGCGCGTTATATTGCGTCGGGGCATTAGGTCGCAAGGAGTCTTCGGCCCGTTGCACGCGCCTTCGGCGCGTTCAGAAGTTGGTTTCAACGaagttaattttataataaacagaaagaattagttgatttaaattgttgtgttataattcatattaacttaaataggtcGGCCTAGTAGactaaaagacttttttaatgACTCTATTGATTAAGATGgctatataaaatataaaagtaaatgGGGATGTCAAAATAGGTGGTGGTTGACTTACTTATTTTATGGTGTGTTTGCTGGAGGTTTTTGTAGGGGAGGTTTGTTTGGACCTTATCTTGTACTAGACTATTTTGGATTTGCTCTAATATTTTGGAATActaaatattttgtttaaattctgtGTTTGATTATTTGTGGAGTTTCTGTATTTACTGAATTTTCATGCTTATTTACTGTATttgtggagttttttttttcatcttttaagATGCATAAGTAGGAATACCAGAGTTCGAACTATGGTCTCTATAATAATTTGTGGAGTTTTCATGTTTATTatgtgaatatttttaaaataacgAGACTTTTGTAAAATTATAAAGATAAAGAAGTAAATTAGTATCAAAATCTCTCCTTTCTTTTTGTGAACTAAAACATATACGGAGTATGTGATTAAAATCTCTCTCTTCCTCTTCCCTCTTTTGAACTAAACATATATAAGTAATTAAAATATCTCGTCTTCTATCACCTTCCCTCCCTTCCATTAAAATCTCATCCCTCCACTCCGTTGAATCAAACATACCCTCaagataaaatttaatatacaaATGTTCAATTGTGGATCaatgtttaataataatatttaaaattttaactacaATATATATACGACGTTGTTTGGaattataaattaatagtaattttcatttttataaaaaaaaatgtaagtttttgaaaactaaaataaaaataaaaatactttttgaaaactaaaataaaaataaaaatgtaacttATATTGAACTTACGTCAATCTGTCACTATTTTAACGGTAAAGACAAGAGTTATAATTCttacttttaaataatattGTCAACAATCGTTTGAATTTCTGATAATTTGAAGCACTAATCCACAATAAACTACTTACAaaagtggtccaccgtagcaatCACTTTATTTTAAACTAGTATAATACACGTGCTTAAGCACGGGTCGCAGCATTCCcgcatttttttttatcgtaGGGCATTGTATatctaaaaagcaattttcttcTTTCATGGCCTCTTTTGTCAAAAGGTAATTAGGATAAGAAAGTGAACCCAGCTGCAGTTTGCCATCTAGGCTCAGCTGCGGTttgcattctagaaagcgaactttTCCCTCTATTTTTGCTATTTACGCACTCGTTTTCTAAGTAGCAGAGAGGCAAATTCGAAATATCAGGAAATACGCAAGTATGTTGGGGGGCCAAAAGTGGGATTCTTAGTACAATCCTCTTTACTATGaacatgataattttttttttggtagagtatTAACAAGATATTATGTCACAAAACACACAAGTTTTCTTCTAAGATGTGATATAAAAGCTAATTCTCCATCATATTTCCCtaccattatttatttatttatgattttatagttttgggaataaattgaattttagttatttatttttaaaatatttattacagTCACCAATATTTTTATGTAAAGTTTGCATgcaagcatttttttttttctccattttttctCAACACATACTCCAACTTGGTGGGAATCTGTTGATTAAGATGGTCCACAACATTGTAGTAGTGGAATATGTTTATGTTATTTGATATTATACAAATAAGCTTCTACTCTTGTGAACTCTCATGTTAAGTTCATCCGGAGACAAGCAAATGAAGTTGCTCATAGGCTTGCCGGGGCGGCTACATCGTTAGCTAGTTTCCATAATTTTATCGATATTCCTACATGTATTTAcgatattattatgaatgaaatgagataAGCCTTTTACTgtcaaaaatcaataaaattaaatgaaccGATTCAATTACCTAATCAGATTGATTGGATTGAATATAATCAGATTAGACCATTTTAGGAAATAATTCAACCATCTTAGAATTGCATGTAGAGCCAGTGGCAAGGAGCTCCTTCCAAGGACGCACCCGGGGAATACCGGGTTCGATTCCTAGAGGGAACAACGCCTGGCCAGTGCGCATGCCTCTACGCACGAGCTAGATTAGTCGCCCACCTTTGGTGGGTCGGAAACTGGTgcgaaagccaaaaaaaaaaagaattggatGTAGAGCCTAACCCATCtctacaaaatcggcttgtaaggtgagaattgtctCTGGTTTATAAACCTTTATTCAGGTCAACTCACATCctgatgtgagactttttaacacGAACcatttactattttaatttttagatgAGATAATCTTTTGTCGCAAAGCTGATAcgagaattaattaattttaacttaaatttattattaaaaaattaaaggattTTTTATTCTAATACAACACTATAGTAGGTGAAATTCACAAGGTTAAAAAATTATGGTTCCATATGAATGATGCAATTCACTAACATTAATTTTAActactataaaaaattatgcaacAGGTTTGGAAAAACAGGTATATACAAGGTATTCATGTTTGGAAATCCAAGTGTAATTGTGACAACACCAGAAGCATGCAAAAGAGTTCTAACAGATGATGAAAAATTCGAACCTGGTTGGCCACAATCAACGGTTGAATTAATCGGAGaaaaatcattcatcaaaatGTCATTTGAAGAACATAGACGACTTAGGCGTTTAACATCGTCTTCAATCAATGGCTACGAAACACTTTCAGTTTACTTGAAATATATCGAAGAAAATGTGATTACTTCATTGGAGAAATGGACTCATATGGGTGAAATTGAGTTCTTAACTCAAATGAGAAAacttacttttaaaattattgtgCATATTTTCCTTGGTTCAGAAAGTGATTCTGTAATGGAAGCTTTGGAAAGAGAATATACAGTGCTTAATCTTGGTGTTAGAGCCATGAGAATTAATTTTCCTGGATTTGCTTTCTATGATGCATTGAAGGTAACTTTTCTTCATCAATTTACTCTCTTTTTAACTTTAATTAAGTGATAATTATTAGTTTCAGAGCTCTTTGGATTTATTCATTTGAGTTTATCAATGACATAAAGCACCTTTTGAGACACATTAGGAGAACTTTTGGAAAATAACTTAATTATAGCTTATACAATAAAtagtttgaatttattttatcttttcttatAGAAGATAAATTATACATTATGATGATAAGAGCTTATAATATATGAGTTTAGTTTTTGTCCTTTgttataatttatatgaatttagcttataaataaacacttatatGAGAAGTGTTTATTCTAAAAACGTTTAATTAAGCTATTTATCAACATAAAGCTTAGTTGATGTGATACTTCTTTGTGTTTCTATAATATTGCTTGGGAAAatctttaaattgtttttaaaatgtaatttcctatacattacttttttttataggcTAGGAAAAACCTAGTGGCTATATTTCAATCAATTGTGGACAAGAGAAGAAATGAAAGGAAGGAAAAATTATTACCTATCCAAAAAGCCAAAGATATGATGGATTCTTTGGTAGATGTTGTAgatgaaaatggaagaaaattgGGTGATGATGAAATTATTGATATTATGTTGATGTACTTAAATGCTGGTCATGAATCTTCAGGGCATATCACCATGTGGGCTACTTATTTCCTACAAGGGCATCAAGAATTTTTCAGAAAGGCTAAGGTACCAAAATTATTAGCCTCTTATTAGTGCTTTATAACagcattttcaatttttacaaTTGTTAATGGACGATAATCATATGCATTTTTAACCTTACTTTAAACTTGTAAAAGATATGTGCAATTGCACGGATCATTTAATATGAAGATAATTATTAATTCAAAAGTAAAAGAGAAAATTCTAAGATGACTCGCACATGTTTTGCCGcttaactttgatttttttataatatatttttaataggAAGAACAAGAGGAAATCCTAAGAAGAAGGCcttaactttgatttttttataatatatttttaataggAAGAACAAGAGGAAATCCTAAGAAGAAGGCCTCCAACACAAAAAGGGTTGAAGCTTGAGGAAGTTAGACAAATGGAGTATCTTTCTAAGGTAGGGATTGTAGGTTGTTGATTTAAGGTTACTTTAAACTTCTAGTTGATGTTTTTGTGATGACATCTATTTTAATGTGCCTATAATTGCATAGGTGATTGATGAAACAATGAGATTGATCACATTTTCTCTAATGGTCTTTAGAGAGGCAAAATCTGATGTCAATATTAATGGTTAGTATACACTTTCATTACATAcactttattcaatttttttcacttCTTTGTCTTATTAGCGCAGGTCTTCGTCAATCTTTCGGGGAGCTACAATAATTAcaagctttaaaaaaaacataaaattcaaATAGATTTCACTAAATTAAAAATCGACCTCtacattgaaaataaatttgatgaaaCTCGTATGATATTACAGGTTACCTCATTCCAAAAGGTTGGAAAGCTCTAGTTTGGTTCAGATCAGTTCACCTTGATAATGAAATTTATCCTAATCCAAAAGAGTTCAATCCTGATAGATGGAATGTAAGACACATTCATTTAgtttttatattacttatttGAATTCAACAAATATGTTATCAATTCCATATAATTGTAAATTTGGTTGACGTTGATTTTTAGGAGGTGCACAAAGCAGGAGAATTCCTTCCATTTGGAGGAGGAACTAGATTGTGCCCCGGAAATGATCTTGCTAAACTGGAAATCTCTGTTTTTCTTCACCATTTTCTCCTCAATTATgagtaaatattttattttttatttttttaagtagtccagtaactagaaatttcaccgttaaggtggataagtgggatgaccgaggttcgaaccctggcCCCTTGCATACATAATGCAATGTTCCTACCAATTGAATTAAGCTCATGAGACTATTTTCTCCCTCTTTTAGCTACTCACATATATTTTTCATACACAACATATTATTGAGGGTTAATAGGTCTTTACCCCTGTTAGCGAGTTTTGTTTTACCcctctgcaattttttttaattaccccctataatattaagattttatCCTTTTTGCTCCTCATGGAATATGTTGTCTTAAGATTTCCTAAAAGTGACGACGTGACATGCTTAGTCAAAATTCGCGAACATTACAGGGCAAAATAACATAATCTTAAGTCAACATATTCAATGAGGGGCTAAAATGACAGAATCTTAACATTATTGGGGTGGTAAACAAAAACTCGCTAACATAGGTAAATACCTATTAACCCTATTATTAAAGAAATTCTACATTTCAATAACATCTGAAAATCTATGAACTGTATTCGACCTTTAACATTTGAATGTTAAAAAACATCGCtcttttaaaattatcataatatAATATCGTTTGTTTATAAATATACAACACTACTATTAATGTCATGTCTTGCATCTACAGGATGGAACAACTTAACCCAAAATCTCCTGTGCGATTCTTACCACATACAAGACCAATGGACAATTGCTTGGCAAGGATCAAGAAATGTTCAGCTATGTGATCCTAAGAAACAAAAGACACATTGAATAATTTACatcaattaataataatatcatcacaaagacaaaaataaaataaaaattgtaaaagttTCATGTATCAACACTTCTAttgtatctttctttttgtATATGGTTGATGCTTTAGCATACcttagttttattaaaaaaaaaatgaatctgATAACTAGTGGTTTATCCAAATGcttgaataaaatttctattaggaatttgtttttcatctacTAGTATTTTGATACAAATATCAGGGGCGTCTCAGAGTTTTAGGAGACTCTGTGCAAAATTTAAAAGTGGTTccttaataaatttttttttttttaaaaaaattatcgatttaaattgtatataatataaaaaaaaatcatttttattct
Coding sequences within it:
- the LOC123895692 gene encoding ent-kaurenoic acid oxidase 1-like yields the protein MGPILTFGAIIGALLVLRALLKNVNWLLYEAKLGRKQYTLPPGDMGWPLIGNMWSFLRAFKSNDPDSFMASFVKRFGKTGIYKVFMFGNPSVIVTTPEACKRVLTDDEKFEPGWPQSTVELIGEKSFIKMSFEEHRRLRRLTSSSINGYETLSVYLKYIEENVITSLEKWTHMGEIEFLTQMRKLTFKIIVHIFLGSESDSVMEALEREYTVLNLGVRAMRINFPGFAFYDALKARKNLVAIFQSIVDKRRNERKEKLLPIQKAKDMMDSLVDVVDENGRKLGDDEIIDIMLMYLNAGHESSGHITMWATYFLQGHQEFFRKAKEEQEEILRRRPPTQKGLKLEEVRQMEYLSKVIDETMRLITFSLMVFREAKSDVNINGYLIPKGWKALVWFRSVHLDNEIYPNPKEFNPDRWNEVHKAGEFLPFGGGTRLCPGNDLAKLEISVFLHHFLLNYEMEQLNPKSPVRFLPHTRPMDNCLARIKKCSAM